The nucleotide window GCAATGTACAAGTAAACATATGaagtacaatacatgtatatataattaaaggtcattaaaagtatttttcatttttttaagctAATCAATCGTCTTCTGGAAAACACATGTACAGAACCTTGTGACCAACCTGGACCATCAACATCTAAGGAAACGggtaatttgatgcattgctctATTAACTGATTAACAGAGTTTTACAACCAGGGTCATTTCAATTCCCCTTGTGCCGTTAATCTTTCAAGTCTTGACATTTACGCAGCAATTAATGCAGAGGGGTAGTGATAATCAACTGATTTGTTCTGTATACAATCCTTCTTTTGTAAACAGATGTACCAATAAATCAAAGAAAGAGAAAACTACCaggaaaaataaaatcctccaaaaaaataaaggtaaaaattgttgtgtgaaatacatgtacctttaataatgaaaattcatttctttaattTATGAAGTAATTTTGAtgttatcatatatattttcagcTCAATGAAGACATGGATATCCCAGTTTTTATCCATACTGAAGATAATTGAATACACTTGTGGATTACAAAGACGAAATATTTTCACTCagtgaaattaaatttttatgcttttataaattgattTGATAAAGATTTAAATTCGCTAAATCTAAGCCGATTCAATTAGCTGTACAGTTATATAGCTTAATTTAGCTATtctaaatcttttaaaattgtgcTGCACCTGCTAGTAGACTTCCGCATAGTTCAATAGAGTTAACATTCTTGAGCTAGTACTGTGATGTTTGTATCATGTGCAAAGGATATTTTGAATAAGTGCAGAACTCTCACATGAGTGTAAATATGCACTGGTGATACACACATATTATTACTACAgcaacttgatccgaagagtcaaATCATATCGAGTtcacaggcgcggatcatcagatcacatgaCACTCGAAGAGttgagtttgatctgatgatccaaaCCTGTCAATGACCCAACTCCTTGAATTAAGTTACTGTTACGTagcaataaatttattatataccccctaatgtattttaaaaaatccatgtTTAAAAGATAATATATAAGTGtattccaaattatcaaaaacacacacatagtgaaattattttttgtgtacgcagttttgtttgtgatgctgttgatattttccacaaaaaacattgcgttgatgcattgtgatatCATCGGTTTCAGAGAGACATGTGAATTCAGAAaaccagtgtggtgatccgaAAAGTCGGATCACACCCTGTGATTTTACAATATCAATCCATGGATTATTGATAGGTATATAATAGTGTTTTGTATACCCAAATATACATGATGCCAAGGTATAAAATATCCTATAAACCCCTCTCAACTTAGACATTCtgacaatgattttttttatatgtcaAAATGGTCAAGGGGttaattaaatttttcacattgaCAAACTGCAGTTCAATATCTCCATCAATCTCAGCGAGATTTGTTGATGCTGGATATTTGGATTGACGTCTCTCCAAATGTCCAGCCTCGATCATGAATCTTGCTGAGACTATATATCTCCATTAACCGGAGATGCGTGTACTTGTACTCAGCACACCCATGGATGTGTATAACAGTTAACTTGGCACACATTAACTCCTTACATCCAATGGTCTGTAAAACTCCACAGATCTTCAAAACTGTAACAGCCTTCAGGAAACAGAACAGCAATAGGCACACAACGGAGAACATAAACACCAGGGCACAGACTCCTACAAGCATACTGGCCGCGCGGAACGAATCGTTGGTGAGGGTGGTAAAGTCCAAGAAATCCCCTCGACAGCTGTACTCCCCTCCCACCTGTAGACGCTCACAGTATTCATACAGTCCGAAAAAACCCACCCCCGGGGACGTCTCCGTGTCTCCGAGCCACTGAGGCTGGATAAACGCAACAGCATTCAGGATGACAAAACAGGCGGAGAAAATTCCCCAAACAACAGTGATCACGCGAATATTCCTGCGATAAGTAAGGTGCTGCATTCTCTTGTACTCAGGCAGATGTTCTGCCTCGCGATCCATTGTGAATCAGTCTTGATTTTACCCACAAAACAGTTTTTCTTTTCCTAGAAGTGCCCCTCCGAGTCCGATCAATTTGTTTGGGTGAGGTATGAGTTTTCTTTCCTCCGCGCACTAGAGAGTTCTCTAACCGGTTTGACAAGTTATCTATAAATAGATTTTACGAAACTGAAAGGGTACTGACCTGTGAGTGTAATAACATTttatggctcgttaaaacaactcttatgaagtatgatttcaccattgaaagagtgatacaagctctcgattattttttaaatatttttccttgAGTgattggtgcatgatatgaatatctaataaaacatgcctaaaagattGAGATATAAACATTCTAatttttttagataaaaatatttaagaaaattgaaaacgttatttgttaatattttttaaatctacggctAAAATCTTTAACCAGactgaagctagcagccactaaccagcagccaataagcacgtagaagctagcagtcactaaGGAAATTCATCAAAGGACTGAGAGTattcatagaaaaatatttaatttgaaacctattttaaaggaaatttttaatttaattcatgttttgaattaataaatgtcaatcgCAACACTCATGGGCAACTTAGCTCATACGAGAGATTGTACATCAATggtgaaatgaattaatatcagtaatttgtaatgaaaggatgggaggaaataaaattgaccacacttttcattttctgatctttttTGAACAATTAATTTCTCACTTTACATGCACGAAAGTAAATgcacattgataatttagctCACCAGAATATTACGATCTTAGGCCTTAAGTACCTATGAATAGATTGATAGGGAAATCTATATGATGTGGGGTCTTTATTATCTCAAGACTGATCCTATTTTCACGTGCCAAtccatttgaaatcatattacaatcaaaaatcttttctgtaaattagctcacctgaagagtgataaccattgctttgtaacaaaagaaatctTTTGAGCAAGTGGTATAAGGAAGCAGGATTAAATAATGATGCAAACACTTTCTCTGTAATATCTGGTGAATAATACCTCCATCCTGTGACTGTTATAAAAAATTGtgcattagctcacctgattttGACATTGCGCATAACCTACTAAAACAGTATAACACGagttttatgactgcttttagaGCTGTAATCTGTGAAGACAAGGCAAAAGGAACCTCAAGGCAAGGTAAAGGACCCCTAGAGCTATCATTcgccactttcagtttgggacTGTAGTGGTACATGTACCACCCAGGGGTTGGGACAGATTTCAAGTCTCTATATCTACTCTAGGAGGGGAGACAGGGACAATCTATCCATTGATTGGAGTAGAGAATACTAAGGggtactcgatgccatgtaaagaagagctgtGGGATACCctgaagtattgtttagctcacctgaactttgacatttttcgttccTCGTAATGAAAAAGTgggttttatgactgctttcagagcattaatctttgaagacaaggcgggaGGAACCTCAAGGGAAAAtagaggacccctaggactacCATTTACCGCTTTCAGTTTGGGACTGCAATGGTACCACCCAGTGGCTCCCGGGTGTCGGGACAGATTTGGAGCCCTTATTTCTACTCTATCAGGGGTGACAgcgacaatgtatccattgattgaggtagagaatactaaggggtactcgatgctatgtaaagaagagctctgggatactAGGAAGTATTATTTAGCTCATCTGAACTATGACATTTTTCGTATCTCGTTGAGAATAATGGGGTTTTATGTGACCACATATCATACGCTGGACCAATGTTGGCCCGATATTACAGAACGTGACCATCTTTCATGTTAACAAACCCTACGTTTGGgtccatatttttatgttatatTTCCAATCCAAGATCCTTTAAAATAGACCAACATTGGGCCAACATCGCATTCCCAAAACCGACGAACTGACTTTAACATTATGCTGTGTAGTGCCCACGTCGGGCCAATGTTCAATCCAACGCCAACCCCAACCAACGTTGGGCTGATATGTAGCCTTGCTATCTaggaagatatcttataaaagttataaaatatcttataaagtttatgagatatcttgtaaaaattcatttatgagatatcttctaaaATACAACTGCCCCAATTGGGGTAAGTGGACACATTAAGGGGTTAATTAAATTACGTGGACTTCTaattcagaatatttttttcatagttATACAAACTTAAAGGTCACTCTTATCCCTTTgtaatgtaaaacatttttcacatcttactttgaatacatgtagttttaaaaatatgaccTTTGAAGATGAATAAGGGAAAAGTGTCCATTTACCCCATGTAATTGGGGTAAATGGTCGGCACTAAAAGCTAAATAACGTTGTGATCTATTCTGCTTGAAGGGAAAATCTGGGTGAGTGGGTAGATGTAACAACCACAGCGGTTCAACTAACAGACcgtagttcagtggtagagcgcCGGATGGAGGCCTAGATAAAATTCAAGGAGTCACCTTTTTGAATTCCGGATTGGTCGCTTGCAGTTCCTTTTTTCTCATCACACAAATCAAATGTACAAACATACATCATAATTTCCGaagtttaattcaaaataaaatattctaattgtaaaatttgaaagtaTCAATTTTagattaaaaattattaaattgaaatatttacaaactgttttctttttgtatttGAAATTGACGACCACATCGTTTATAAAACCCGAAAATCAATATGTATGTGTACATTTATTGATACTGGTAATggaaattggaattaatttcgATGGTAAGATttctatatgtatgtatatatgtatgacaATCTTCGACCCCAAAACAGCATCGGGCACCAACTAATACACTTCCTGATccagtacaaaataaatgtaaaacaaGACTTGCTAGTAGTAAGGGGGACAGTACACAGTCAGTATACAGTCAAGATGACGTCATGGGTTTTTCCCCACATAGGTCATTGAGGTCAGGGGTGAGTACACAGTCAAGGGGGAGTATACAGTCAAGGGGGAGTATACAGTCAAAGGGGAGTATACAGTCAAGGGGGAGTATACAGTCAAAGGGGAGTCTACAGTCAGAGGGTGAGTCCACAGTCCAAGGGTGAGTCCACAGTCAAGGGTAGGTGAGGAGGTGATTAGCAACACTTAAAGGATTAATTCACATAGCAACAGTCGAAGGatgataccataaatatctaTTGTCAGGGTCACCTTAGTTCATATAGCAACAGTTGAAGGatgataccataaatatctaCTATCAGGGTCACCTTAATTCACATAGCAACAGTCAAGGGAGGGATCTAAAAATATCCTTTTTTGTCTGCTATAAAAAGGCCAAGTTTTAAGATTCTATGCACAACCAttacttgcaatcaaaagaTCCAATTCAATTGAGtaagtaatattttattatcatatttaccACAAATTATGAACACATTTATGGATATTTTGAagacataaaaagtaaaattccATCTACTTGTACAATAAAAGCTGCCCTCTATAACGttacttttttttcttattaaatTATGAACTGATTAACAATAAGAAATTGTCAATcagtatataaaatatcaaacaaatctCAATGGATATTTACAGTTTTACACAATTCATAGTATGGTATTGACGTTATTGTTAATGTCAATATCACAAGTTGTGAATTTCACTCTCTTTTTCTTTGGTGTCACGGGAGCCAACTGGTCCTCCAAATAATTAACAATAATGTTCATTTGTTCCAAGTCCTTTGAAACGCGGTCGCTCAAATCTCGGAGTAATTTAAATTGTTCTGCTAACGGCTCCCTCAACCTCTTTTCCAACAAATTATATTTCTCAGGATTTTTTCGTCTACAATAAACAGGATAAAAATGACAtgttgcaataaaaaaaaaatcaattcaagatattttatattAGTTCCTTTTCCCCAGATTAGAGATGATGTTAATATGcataatatttaaattttatgatatttaaatttttttttaaattttctctaattcaaacattataataataaacaaagtataaataaaatgtttatgtttACCGGAAAGTAGTAAGGATGGAATTCTCACAGTTTTCGAAACTGTCCAAAGGTTCCTCGTCAATCACGGTTGCTAACCGCCAGTTTGAATCCATGGCCGGCGAGTACATGTAACTGGCTGAGGTGCCGCAGTTGTGCTGGCTCTCAGGTCTAAAGAGATATGGAGAGGATTACTTTCCTTTGTACTTCGATAATTTAGTTTGAacataaatttaattttacttcataAAAAGCAGTTAGTCTTTGGCACCAAATAAAACATTGATGTACATCATTCCAATTCTACGTATATAAAATGTTAAGAAGAAACGAGAAACTTGGAGATTTAATACTTTGAAGAGATAGAGGGAGAAAATACTCGTTATCTGtttaaaatttactaaatataataaaaattgttaaaaggAGGGAGAAAATACTCGTTATCTGtttaaaatttactaaatataataaaaattgttaaaaggTGTAACATTACACTAAAATGATTGGAAAATTTATGGTTCTAAAATCATTTCAAGtctaaaattaatgtttatatatacctTTTAAGTAGAATTGTCTCGGTTTGACTTGTACTTTCGGGGGTAGGAGTGGAAGGCCTTTAAAAGAATATATAACACACTTTCTGATTCCaattaaaacattaatatttataatgtatattatCTATATAACGTGAAACAAAGCACTACATGAAAGTAGGCATATCAAgccaaagaaagataactcttataAAAGCTGTTAAACTCACCGCTTTGGCAGGCCTTCCATTTCCAACTCTTCACTCATCTTCAACCACATTTGTTCGAACTCCTCGAATGAATTTGCTGAATTTGTGGAGTCGCTGTCAggagaaaaaataaatactgtaaatcaGACCCATACTGAATTCAAAAAAATTCCATTTCTAGTTCTTCACCCATCAAGCTTAGAAAAAAAACCTCAAACTATGTAATATATACTGAAAGATACATgtgaaattcaaataattaatatatagaGCACTAAATATTCACAACTAAGTACTGAAATTTTACGCTCCaacccggggtcgaaccagcgacctggCACCCtccgcctagcaagactgtcaacTCAGCACATTAGCCCATTCGGCCAAGATATGAcctcccatatatatatatatatatatatatatatatatatatatatatatatatatatatatatattaagtaaaaaaatattttttaaaaattgttctaCTTACAGAATGTCAAGAAACTTTTCTGCCATGATCAGATTTTTTGTCAATGATAATTTCTGTTTGCAAACtccatttatatataatttcgGGTGGACGTTATGGATGATGATTAGGTCTTTGGAGTTTCTTAACTCTAATTTCGTAACACTATAATTGGTTGGTTGAGTAATGACCGAGAAGTGCCCCTATTGATCGTATTTATCATCTGCACCCCTTTTAGTCACGTTTGAAAAATACCGCCCGGTTGTCCAATACCTGCGCAAACATTGCAGCAGGAAGTGTCCCACTTATTTACGTGGCCTCAATAATTAACTCGGTTAATGATCTCAGCTTACTGATTAattttacacaaaatatatatgtattatgaaTGTAGTTATGGAACAACATCAATCATTGTATTTCCGCTGTATATTATATAATCATTAATTCCTACACGAATTACTAACAATTAGTTTACTAactttaggggggggggggaaccgAACAATTTCATGGAGACAGGATCAGAATCATGCTCATTTCTATATATGGTTGGGGAAACTGGAGACTCTTGTCTGtcattatatcattgtatcaGCTTGAAATGTACATGAGGGCTATTCTCAGCCAGCGCCAGTACTGAGTAGGGaaaataaacaatcaaaataatttgattataaaatacatttattatatatgatatttaaaGGGTCACCAACATGCGTAAAAATGGTGGTGTGACTGAATGTGTGAGATTTGTGACACACACTTGTCTCATACAAAAATGTCCTAATGATTTGTTATATAATTTCGGAACCGTCTTTCAAACCAGGGGGGCAGCTCCGGAATTTGAAGCTACGGTTAGAGTGGGCGCCGTCCGGGTTTTATGCAAGGGGTATGATCagccctggttggggcccaggggacgatttttaaaaaataatttttaaacgtTTGTAAATATAAGACCTGCAAAATCACAGCAAAACTCCTGTCatgtagaaatatatcttttttactttttttcttaCGAATGgttgtaaattaatcagattattaaaaaaaaatcaagttcaATAGGACGATTTACTGATGAAGTTGAAAAAGATAACCATGCCCGCTTGTATTGTACTCGTATAATAAACATCAAAGAGTCATTTTAAACGCTACTTTGTAAAACCAATTACTTAAAGTCGAGTGACTGacacatttgaataaaaaaaagaataataagaataatcagaGTTTCCATATTTGCAataacagtggcggatccagagattttttattccaatgaatgatattgtattttttgttcaacatgtAGGGAGAGGGTGAATTAAGTTTTTATAAACTGTGCCCAATCCCGTtgtaatatttgatataaaataaattaatgaattataagATAAATCTAATAACTCATTTAGTAAATGAGACAAAGAAAAGATTAATGGGATGTCGAAAAAAATATGGTATGAATTGATGAAAAGTGTAAAGGTTGCGTTGCTGATGGAAATACCCGCGAATCCTCCGTCACATGATCAATTTAGCTCATGCGACTTTTTTATCAAATGGAAAATGGAGGGACGAACTACAGCATGTGTGATATGTGCTGCAATAGTGATGATGACACTTCAAgatttttatacttttgctaAAATTATGGATGTTGCGCAGTGTCCAAGATGTCTGAACAAACGTGGAGTTGTAACGTGTAAAACTTACAAGAACAATTGTGTCAGTGTTTTCCTTAATCGTGCCAGAACCCAAATCCGTGAAATTCGCGTCCCTATGTGTACTATCGATATTGTGGTCAACAGAAAGTGGGAGTCCCTTACTGACTTTCCAGTAGTGCGGGACATTAGGGGACATCAATGTGCCAGTGTATTCAGTAAGTAGTACTTAgggttttcattatttcaaattaaCGTGTATTTGACCACTTAATATATCATTTTTTGAACGACAAGTCGTTGTTTGTCGTTGTTGTGGTGATTTGCTAGAAGAGGAGGGGGTTTTTAACGAATGATGTATCGTGAGAAAAATAGGACCACGTGATATTTTCATAAACCAATCAAATCACTGCGTCTTTTACTATGGAATGTTTACGTTTGTACAACTTGTGTATTGGTATTTAATTATGTAATTTAGTCT belongs to Ostrea edulis chromosome 7, xbOstEdul1.1, whole genome shotgun sequence and includes:
- the LOC125654836 gene encoding LHFPL tetraspan subfamily member 3 protein-like isoform X1, translated to MDREAEHLPEYKRMQHLTYRRNIRVITVVWGIFSACFVILNAVAFIQPQWLGDTETSPGVGFFGLYEYCERLQVGGEYSCRGDFLDFTTLTNDSFRAASMLVGVCALVFMFSVVCLLLFCFLKAVTVLKICGVLQTIGCVCMALGCIIYPNGWDDEKVQRTCGKDAGKYRVGQCQVRWAFILSIVLVFDALILATLAFILAAKQANLLQKSEYRKRKSTYTNGGFTDITPAGEKVAIQETVIADDSSQAADDIRL
- the LOC125654836 gene encoding LHFPL tetraspan subfamily member 3 protein-like isoform X2 codes for the protein MDREAEHLPEYKRMQHLTYRRNIRVITVVWGIFSACFVILNAVAFIQPQWLGDTETSPGVGFFGLYEYCERLQVGGEYSCRGDFLDFTTLTNDSFRAASMLVGVCALVFMFSVVCLLLFCFLKAVTVLKICGVLQTIGCVCMALGCIIYPNGWDDEKVQRTCGKDAGKYRVGQCQVRWAFILSIVLVFDALILATLAFILAAKQANLLQKSEYRKRKYIK
- the LOC130047982 gene encoding uncharacterized protein LOC130047982 — protein: MWLKMSEELEMEGLPKRPSTPTPESTSQTETILLKRPESQHNCGTSASYMYSPAMDSNWRLATVIDEEPLDSFENCENSILTTFRRKNPEKYNLLEKRLREPLAEQFKLLRDLSDRVSKDLEQMNIIVNYLEDQLAPVTPKKKRVKFTTCDIDINNNVNTIL
- the LOC125654837 gene encoding uncharacterized protein LOC125654837 isoform X2, with translation MGYTPKRKLLKEDALPTIFDDSKPKKIRESSSKRYEKKEKQELINRLLENTCTEPCDQPGPSTSKETDVPINQRKRKLPGKIKSSKKIKLNEDMDIPVFIHTEDN